The genomic DNA AGGAGCGGCTTCCTGCTCCCCCTCCACCGGCACCACGGCCCCCGCCGATTCCACCGGTTCCACCGGTTCCACCGGCACAGCCGACTCCACGAACTCCACGAACTCCACGAACTCCACGAACTCCACGAACTCCACGAACTCCACGAACACAGCCGACACCACAGACACAGTCGGATCCACCGAGCTCACCGAACCGACTGACTCCACCGACTCCACCGAGCTCACCGAACCGACTGACTCCACCGACTCCACCGAGCTCACCGAACCGACCGGCTCAACCGAACTCACCGACTCCACCGAGCTCACCGAACCGACCGAGCTGAGCGCGCCGACCGAACCGACCGACTCCACCGAGCTGAGCGCGCCGACCGGCGGGGCCAGTGCGGCCGGAGCCCACGGCTGGGGCACTCCGGTCTGGTGTGCGGAGTTCGACGACTACCTCGACCCGGCCGACTGGGTGGTCTACGACTCGGCCGGGCACGACAACCAGGGCCGGCGCTCTCCCGACCAGCTTTTCATCGGGAAGGGGTCGCTCTACCTGTACGGCCGCGCCGACGGCACCACGGCCGGGCTGGGCAGCCGTCACAGTCAGGCGTACGGGCGCTGGGAGACCCGCGTCCGCATGTACGAGGGAGCGGATTCGTACCGCCCCATCGCCCTGCTGTGGCCGGACGGCGGCGGCGGGGGCGTGCACAGCGCCACCGGCGAGGAGATCGACTTCCTCGGTGTCATGGACCGGCCGGGCAAGTGGCGGGCGAACTTCTACCTGGAGACTCCCGAGGGTCAGGAGCAGTCCTACTCCGAGGTGGACCTGACCGACTGGCACACCTACGCGGTGGAGAACAGCCCCAGCGGAGTGGTCGGTTACCTCGACGGGCAGGAGTGGTTCCGCTCGGCCATGTCGACCCGCAGCCTGATGTCGGCCTGCCTGCAACTGGACTGGTTCCCGGGGCGGGGCAGCCCGGGAGAGGCCTGGATGGAGGTCGACTGGCTCCGCATCTACCCGATGGATACCGGTGGCGCCGGATGAGGCCGACCCGATCCGCGCAGGACGCGGAGTACGGCCGCACCATCCTTCGCAGGACGCTGGATCCCGCCCCGCGTCCTCCCACCCGGTGGCCGACCGGGCCGGCGAGGTCTCAGGCGCTCTGCAGCCCGGCGTACAGGCCGCGCAGCCGCATCAGCTCCTCGTGGGTGCCGACCTCCTCGATACCGCCGTCACGCATGACCACGATGCGGTCGGCGCCGCGGATGGTCGACAGCCGGTGGGCGACGACGAAGACCGTCCGTCCGGCGACCAGGCGGGCCAGCGCTCCCTGGATGAGCGACTCCGACCGGTTGTCCAGCGCGGAGGTGGCCTCGTCGAGGATGAGCACGCGCGGATCGCGGATCAGGGCGCGGGCGATGGCCAGCCGCTGCTTCTGCCCACCGGAGAGGCGGGCGCCCCGCTCTCCCACGAC from Streptosporangium sp. NBC_01756 includes the following:
- a CDS encoding glycoside hydrolase family 16 protein, producing the protein MISRSHVRLAALSMVAALTVGTLISAARGEVASGAAGAASCSPSTGTTAPADSTGSTGSTGTADSTNSTNSTNSTNSTNSTNSTNTADTTDTVGSTELTEPTDSTDSTELTEPTDSTDSTELTEPTGSTELTDSTELTEPTELSAPTEPTDSTELSAPTGGASAAGAHGWGTPVWCAEFDDYLDPADWVVYDSAGHDNQGRRSPDQLFIGKGSLYLYGRADGTTAGLGSRHSQAYGRWETRVRMYEGADSYRPIALLWPDGGGGGVHSATGEEIDFLGVMDRPGKWRANFYLETPEGQEQSYSEVDLTDWHTYAVENSPSGVVGYLDGQEWFRSAMSTRSLMSACLQLDWFPGRGSPGEAWMEVDWLRIYPMDTGGAG